A region of the Puniceicoccaceae bacterium genome:
CACCACACCCGTGTAATAAAGCATGCGCTCGGTGGTCGTGGTCTTGCCCGCGTCGATATGCGCCGCGATCCCAATATTTCGGGTAAATTCAAGCGGCGTTTTGCGTCTGGGGGCATTTGCACTGGATAGAGATGAAGACTCTACGGGCATAAACGGTAAACCTTGGAAAGAACAAAAAGAGGAAGTCGGTCAATCCGACTACCAGCGCAAGTGCGCAAACGCTTTGTTTGCCTGCGCCATCTTGTGCGTTTCTTCTTTTTTGCGAACCACCGAACCGGTGTTATTGTAAGCATCCACAATCTCGTCTGCGAGGGCTTCACGCATGGGCTTCCCCTTGCGATTCCGCGCGGCAGTCACCATCCAGCGAAACGCGAGTCCCTGCTGGCGCTCATAAGGGATTTCAAGCGGTACCTGATAAGTAGCACCTCCCACTCGACGGCTCTTCACCTCGAGCTTGGGACGCGCGTTTTCAAGTGCGCCGATGAGCAGATCAATCGGATCGCCCTTTCCAAGGCGCTCACTCACGAGTTCAAATGCACCATACACAATCCCCTGAGCAATCGATTTTTTCCCGCTGAGCATGACCATGTTGATCAGGTTGGACACCAAGGTGCTGCTATAGCGCGGATCGGGAAGAATGGGTCGTTTTTCGGCTTGTCTACGTCTGGACATGATTTGAAAAAAGTTGGAATTTACACGTTGCCCGTCATCAGGAAGCTGCCTTTGGGCGCTTTACACCGTACTTGGAACGGCTGCGGCGGCGTTTTTCAACACCCTGACAGTCCAAGGTCCCTCGAACAATGTGGTAACGAACCCCCGGAAGGTCTTTCACACGTCCACCGCGTACCAGCACGATACTGTGTTCCTGCAGGGAATGCCCCTCATCGGGAATGTAGGCAATGACTTCGATTCCGGTGGTCAGACGAACCTTGGCAACTTTGCGGATAGCGGAGTTCGGCTTCTTGGGAGTGCGCGTCATCACCTGAACACAAACCCCACGACGAAATGGATTCGCCTTCAAAGCAGGTGACTTGGATTTCGCTTTGATGAGACGTCTTGGACGATTTACAAGCTGATTGATTGTGGGCATTAGTTATTACCGTTATGTTTCGAGTAAAAAGGAGCTGAAGTTAAAATTTGATACGCCATTTGCAAGCATAATTTTTGATTCTGACACAATATTGAACAAAGCCTGCAGGTTCTCGTCATTGATTTGCTCCCTGTTTTGAAAGAATCCGAAGAGGTATCGTATTTACAAACGAATGCAATCCAATTTAAGCTCAACCCAGTATGAATGGAATGAAACTGAACCTGACTCGCTCTCTCCTCTGCGCCGTGCTGATTTCACTCAGTGCTGTCGCGCTGCAGGCCGTAAACATCTGGCCCGATAAACTCGAACCTCCGGTCTCACTGGCCGAAGCCCTTCACCTGGGTCGCACTCAGGTGGCATCCCTCGAACTCGACCCGCTCTACTGCGTCAATGCCACTTTGCTCAACGGTGAAGGGGGAAACACAGACATGGGTTACTGGCTGATCGGATTCTCGACCGAACTGGGCAACAACTATTCAACCGCCGTCCGCATGGATGGCCGGGTGTCCGTTCAGAAGGTCAAAGAATTCAACATCAAGCTGGATCACCCATGGCCTGAAACCGTCACTCCCCCGATTTCAGTGGAATCCGCGCTTTCAACTGCGGTTCAACTGTTACAGAAGCAGGACAAAAAGAACTATTATTGCCTCAATGCCACACTGGTGACGGGTTCGAATGATGTGGTCCGGGATGGCATGTGGAATTTTGTTTTTCAAACCGAAAGCAATGACCCCAAACTGGTTAACATTCGCATGAACGGAAAGACCTCCATCAAGTCTGTGGAGCGTATTCGTCGCTATTGATGCTTCAGGATTCTGGATGCGCAGGAAACCGCTCACTGGCTTGAGTGTTTTTCTGCGCGCATTCTTCGCCTTCGTTCAAAACCACTCCTGCTGTGCACAATCAGGTTCCCCGCCGGATTGCGATAGCCTCACCCAGTCCCGCAAACCCAGTCCGGCATGCTGCTGAACACGAAGTAACAGCAGGGCGGATGCCAGGGCATCGTACAACGCACAGTGAGGCTTTCGTCGATCTGGAGGACAGTGCGTCGCGGCCAGATCATCCAGTGGTGCCTGCAGCGAAAACTGTCGAATAAGCGACATCAGCCCGTAGTTCGGCAGTCCCCGGTAGCAGCGCTGGCACACCAAACGAGAGTCGATCCACGGCCCCCAGGAACCCAGACTGGGATAGGCGTGGCCGTCTGCACCCCCCGCAGGTACCGTGTGCCAATACTTTGCGAGAAACCCATTTTCCACAACCGCATGGTGGGCAGCAAGCACACCACGGCGACGGTAATCATGAAACTGCTCGCGATAGGCTTCAAATGCGGGTTGCTTCCGCAACATCTCATCGCGTAGTCCATGCAACAACACATCGCGGGGATCCTGGGTTCGTTCCGGGCGGCACATTCCGGTTTCTGTCGAGATCATCGATCCCTGTTCCAGACAAACCACCCCAAACTCGACCACTCCCGTCTTTAAACTGCCTTCAAAATCCACAACATACACCGCTGTGCCCCCTGGAGCATGGGCGGATGCCTCCCGGTATGCATCGTCTGTCCTGTCACTTGGCATCACCGATGCCCCGCTCCCTGA
Encoded here:
- the rpsG gene encoding 30S ribosomal protein S7; amino-acid sequence: MSRRRQAEKRPILPDPRYSSTLVSNLINMVMLSGKKSIAQGIVYGAFELVSERLGKGDPIDLLIGALENARPKLEVKSRRVGGATYQVPLEIPYERQQGLAFRWMVTAARNRKGKPMREALADEIVDAYNNTGSVVRKKEETHKMAQANKAFAHLRW
- the rpsL gene encoding 30S ribosomal protein S12, producing the protein MPTINQLVNRPRRLIKAKSKSPALKANPFRRGVCVQVMTRTPKKPNSAIRKVAKVRLTTGIEVIAYIPDEGHSLQEHSIVLVRGGRVKDLPGVRYHIVRGTLDCQGVEKRRRSRSKYGVKRPKAAS
- a CDS encoding 3'-5' exonuclease translates to MPSDRTDDAYREASAHAPGGTAVYVVDFEGSLKTGVVEFGVVCLEQGSMISTETGMCRPERTQDPRDVLLHGLRDEMLRKQPAFEAYREQFHDYRRRGVLAAHHAVVENGFLAKYWHTVPAGGADGHAYPSLGSWGPWIDSRLVCQRCYRGLPNYGLMSLIRQFSLQAPLDDLAATHCPPDRRKPHCALYDALASALLLLRVQQHAGLGLRDWVRLSQSGGEPDCAQQEWF